In Halomonas alkalicola, the following proteins share a genomic window:
- a CDS encoding glutamine amidotransferase yields MPRLLIVKTGDAFPEVVEAHGDFEALFQQVLAAAGFDAAVFDARHEPLPALEEIDGLYITGSHAMVSDAEPWSEALKPWLVEARERNTAMLGVCYGHQLMAAAFGGVSDYHPAGRESGTHEVTLTEAGRADALLGQLPERFPAQLTHAQAVLEAPEDAVVLARNAHDAHQALRYGPRQWSVQFHPEFTPEVMRAYLARQVAALRDQGQDPEALLAGVGATPEAGSLLARVAEAVAGEPSRRD; encoded by the coding sequence ATGCCCCGACTGCTGATCGTCAAGACCGGTGACGCCTTCCCCGAGGTGGTGGAGGCCCACGGCGACTTCGAGGCGCTGTTCCAGCAGGTGCTCGCCGCCGCCGGCTTCGACGCCGCGGTGTTCGACGCCCGCCACGAGCCGCTGCCCGCCCTCGAGGAGATCGACGGCCTCTATATCACCGGCTCCCACGCCATGGTCAGCGACGCCGAGCCCTGGAGCGAGGCGCTGAAGCCCTGGCTGGTGGAGGCGCGCGAGCGCAACACGGCCATGCTCGGGGTCTGCTACGGCCACCAGCTGATGGCCGCGGCGTTCGGCGGGGTAAGCGACTACCATCCGGCGGGACGCGAGTCCGGCACCCATGAGGTGACGCTCACCGAGGCGGGCCGCGCGGACGCCCTGCTCGGCCAGCTGCCGGAGCGCTTCCCGGCCCAGCTGACCCATGCCCAGGCGGTGCTCGAGGCGCCGGAAGACGCCGTGGTGCTGGCCCGCAACGCCCACGACGCCCATCAGGCGCTGCGCTACGGGCCACGCCAGTGGAGCGTGCAGTTCCACCCGGAGTTCACCCCCGAGGTGATGCGCGCCTACCTGGCCCGCCAGGTCGCGGCGCTGCGCGACCAGGGCCAGGACCCGGAGGCGCTGCTGGCCGGCGTCGGCGCCACCCCCGAGGCCGGCTCGCTGCTGGCGCGCGTCGCCGAGGCGGTGGCAGGGGAGCCGTCGCGCCGAGACTGA
- a CDS encoding DMT family transporter, giving the protein MWKRLPFRLRGYLITVTGVLLLSPDALLVKDTSVDVATFMFWRGLMLGLVLLMIAALRYRERLPQAIRACGPAALWCPLAFAASAWAFVGATRLTTAGNVLVMLNLAPLAAGLIGMLLFGQRLRRQTWVVIGVCVVGASLMAAGEVGQGSLLGLAVALIIPVAIAVNTTVASAQRGSGTRGLDTTVVLPLGCLAMLVPAALMGGAQLPATEDMQRLALMGLILPLAYFLIQTGARYLPGAEVSLVMLVETLAGTLLVWWWVGEVPAALAFVGGGMIVAAMLASSLRDLYRQRRKAAEGAPDARRLRDAAAEASIERGEPAPPVGERH; this is encoded by the coding sequence ATGTGGAAGCGGCTGCCGTTTCGTCTGCGCGGCTACCTGATCACGGTCACCGGCGTGCTGCTGCTCTCGCCGGATGCGCTGCTGGTCAAGGACACCAGCGTGGACGTGGCCACCTTCATGTTCTGGCGAGGGCTGATGCTCGGCCTGGTGCTGCTGATGATCGCCGCGCTGCGCTATCGGGAGCGCCTGCCCCAGGCCATTCGTGCCTGCGGCCCGGCGGCGCTGTGGTGCCCGCTGGCCTTCGCCGCCAGCGCCTGGGCCTTCGTCGGCGCCACGCGGCTGACCACGGCCGGCAACGTGCTGGTGATGCTCAACCTGGCGCCGCTGGCGGCGGGGCTGATCGGCATGCTGCTGTTCGGCCAGCGGCTCCGCCGCCAGACCTGGGTGGTGATCGGGGTGTGCGTGGTCGGGGCCAGCCTGATGGCCGCCGGCGAGGTGGGGCAGGGCAGCCTGCTGGGCCTGGCCGTGGCGCTGATCATTCCGGTGGCCATCGCCGTGAATACCACGGTGGCCAGCGCCCAGCGCGGCAGCGGTACCCGGGGGCTCGACACCACCGTGGTGCTGCCGCTGGGCTGCCTGGCGATGCTGGTGCCGGCCGCGCTGATGGGGGGCGCCCAGCTGCCCGCCACCGAGGACATGCAGCGCCTGGCGCTGATGGGGCTGATCCTGCCGCTGGCCTACTTCCTGATCCAGACCGGCGCGCGCTACCTGCCCGGCGCCGAGGTCAGCCTGGTGATGCTGGTGGAGACTCTGGCCGGCACCCTGCTGGTGTGGTGGTGGGTCGGCGAGGTGCCGGCGGCACTGGCCTTCGTGGGCGGCGGCATGATCGTCGCCGCCATGCTGGCAAGCTCCCTGCGCGACCTCTACCGCCAGCGCCGCAAGGCCGCCGAGGGTGCCCCGGATGCTCGGCGCCTGCGCGACGCGGCGGCGGAAGCGAGCATCGAACGCGGCGAGCCCGCTCCGCCGGTGGGCGAGCGCCACTGA